Proteins from a single region of Belliella baltica DSM 15883:
- a CDS encoding type I restriction endonuclease subunit R: protein MTTDTTEKGLETHIAQYLVNDNGYLLRENTAYDNVACLDSALLFEFLEATQPKSVAKLKTYHKDLYEQKIIKRLNDQIQAKGVIEVLRKGITDGFTDTKLHLFYDKPVSNYNVSASILYQANSFSVMRQVYFSPQNKKSLDLMLFINGIPIISFELKNELTKQNVQHAIKQYKTDRDPNEELFRLGRLMVNFAVDTEEVWMCTQLKKEKSYFLPFNKGYNNGAGNPPNGGIKTDYLWKEVLTKSSLTDVIQNFCQLITEEKEYLDEKGKVRTRKEKKLIFPRYHQLVAVRNLLADAQEKGSGQKYLIQHSAGSGKSNSISWLAHQLVGLHDKSGQNNIFDTVIVVTDRRVLDAQIRENIKQYQQVKGVVEAITEGSKQLKQALEEGKKIIITTIQKFPHIVEDIGDLPGNNFAIIIDEAHSSLSGQMARKLNETLSSSVQTGHALSQHLKEEEEFKTEDGDTLTGEDLIAELIKSRKLLPNASYFAFTATPKNKTLELFGVPYQDDGKTKFRAFHLYSMKQAIEEGFIMDVLQNYTTYQSYYALLKKIEDDPEYDKLKAQKKLKHYVESHEHAIKKKAILIIEHFMENVIRKKRIGGFAKAMLVTSSRANAVKYKKAFDDYLLKINSPFLSVVAFSGEIDGQTEASLNGFSSANIPSEFKKNEYRFLLVANKFQTGFDQPLLHTMYVDKKLGGVNAVQTLSRLNRSHPLKKDTFVLDFANSAEDIENAFKPYFESTILGEATDPNKLFDLQDALDNFQVYTNDQVYEFSEKILANVPVDQLHAMLDTSTEIFRKDLSEEQQADFRAKVKTYVRLYIFLSQIVPFENPYLERLYIFLNHLQSKLGGDTPIDLAQGILDNIDMDSYRLQLEATTSIVMEQGQDLNPIPTDMRGGSSDAEKDRLSNILKTFNDRYGTQFEDADKVRQMAENIATDVAKNKELISSIQHSDDQNARITSDKVVGEELLKHITTNFDLYKLYSDNKEFKEDFTAMMFGVVKELINRGINAQK from the coding sequence ATGACAACAGACACCACAGAAAAAGGATTAGAAACCCACATTGCCCAATACTTGGTCAATGATAATGGCTATTTACTTCGTGAAAATACCGCTTACGATAATGTGGCTTGTTTGGATAGTGCCTTATTGTTTGAATTTTTAGAAGCTACGCAACCTAAATCAGTCGCAAAACTCAAAACCTACCACAAAGACCTTTACGAGCAAAAAATAATCAAACGCTTGAATGACCAAATACAAGCGAAGGGGGTGATAGAAGTATTGCGAAAAGGCATTACCGACGGCTTTACCGATACTAAGCTCCATTTGTTTTATGATAAGCCTGTTTCCAATTATAATGTTTCAGCTAGTATCTTGTATCAAGCCAATTCATTTTCGGTCATGAGGCAAGTTTATTTTTCGCCACAGAATAAGAAGTCTTTAGACTTGATGCTTTTCATCAATGGGATTCCAATTATTTCTTTTGAGTTGAAGAATGAGCTGACCAAACAAAATGTACAGCATGCCATTAAGCAATATAAAACAGATCGAGACCCAAATGAAGAACTGTTTCGCTTAGGTAGGTTAATGGTGAATTTTGCAGTGGATACCGAAGAAGTTTGGATGTGTACCCAACTCAAAAAAGAGAAATCATACTTTTTGCCTTTCAATAAAGGATATAACAATGGAGCAGGAAATCCACCCAACGGAGGCATAAAAACAGATTATTTGTGGAAAGAGGTTTTGACTAAAAGCAGTTTAACGGACGTTATTCAGAATTTTTGTCAACTCATTACCGAAGAAAAGGAGTACTTAGATGAAAAGGGTAAAGTCAGAACCCGAAAGGAAAAGAAACTGATTTTCCCACGCTATCACCAATTGGTCGCTGTTCGCAATTTATTGGCAGATGCACAAGAAAAAGGTTCAGGACAAAAATATTTGATTCAACATTCTGCTGGTTCGGGCAAGTCCAACTCCATTTCTTGGTTGGCTCATCAGTTGGTTGGTTTACACGACAAATCAGGACAAAACAACATTTTTGATACGGTAATTGTAGTAACAGACCGCAGAGTGTTAGATGCTCAAATCAGGGAGAACATCAAACAGTATCAGCAAGTAAAAGGTGTAGTTGAAGCCATTACCGAAGGCAGTAAACAACTGAAACAAGCTCTCGAAGAAGGCAAAAAAATCATCATTACCACCATTCAGAAATTCCCTCACATTGTAGAAGATATAGGGGATTTGCCAGGGAATAATTTTGCCATCATCATAGATGAAGCCCACAGTAGTTTGAGCGGACAAATGGCAAGAAAACTGAACGAAACCCTTTCTTCATCAGTACAGACAGGGCACGCCCTGTCTCAACATCTCAAAGAAGAAGAAGAATTTAAAACCGAGGATGGTGATACCCTAACTGGCGAAGATTTAATTGCAGAACTAATTAAATCTAGAAAGCTATTACCAAATGCCAGTTACTTCGCATTTACTGCCACACCAAAGAATAAAACCTTGGAATTATTCGGTGTTCCGTATCAAGATGACGGCAAAACCAAATTCAGAGCCTTTCATTTGTATTCAATGAAACAAGCCATTGAAGAAGGTTTTATTATGGACGTATTGCAGAATTACACTACCTATCAGAGTTATTATGCCTTACTGAAAAAGATTGAAGATGACCCTGAATATGATAAATTGAAAGCACAAAAGAAACTCAAACATTATGTAGAGAGCCACGAACATGCCATAAAAAAGAAAGCCATTTTAATCATTGAGCATTTTATGGAAAATGTAATACGTAAAAAGCGAATAGGAGGTTTTGCAAAAGCAATGTTGGTAACGAGTTCCAGAGCCAATGCAGTAAAATACAAAAAGGCATTTGACGATTATTTACTGAAAATCAATAGCCCATTTTTATCAGTGGTAGCATTTTCAGGAGAAATTGACGGACAAACAGAAGCCAGTTTAAACGGATTTTCAAGTGCAAATATTCCAAGCGAGTTTAAAAAAAATGAATATCGATTTTTGTTGGTAGCGAATAAATTCCAAACAGGTTTTGATCAACCACTTTTGCATACCATGTATGTAGATAAGAAACTAGGAGGAGTGAATGCTGTACAAACACTTTCGAGGTTGAACAGAAGTCATCCTTTAAAGAAAGATACGTTTGTTTTGGACTTTGCAAATTCCGCAGAAGATATTGAAAATGCATTTAAGCCTTATTTTGAGAGTACGATTTTAGGCGAGGCCACTGATCCCAATAAACTCTTTGATCTTCAGGATGCTTTAGACAATTTTCAAGTCTATACGAATGATCAAGTCTATGAATTTTCGGAGAAGATACTTGCAAATGTTCCAGTTGATCAATTACATGCCATGCTGGATACTTCAACAGAAATATTCAGAAAAGATCTTTCTGAAGAGCAACAAGCTGATTTTAGAGCAAAAGTAAAAACGTATGTTCGACTTTATATTTTTCTTTCTCAAATCGTACCATTTGAAAATCCATACTTGGAACGACTCTATATTTTCCTCAATCATCTGCAAAGTAAATTAGGTGGTGATACGCCGATAGACTTAGCTCAAGGGATTTTAGACAATATTGATATGGATAGTTACCGTTTGCAGTTGGAAGCTACTACCAGTATAGTAATGGAGCAAGGTCAAGATTTGAATCCTATTCCAACCGATATGCGAGGAGGTTCTAGTGATGCTGAAAAGGACAGGTTATCCAATATTCTTAAAACCTTTAATGATCGATATGGAACTCAATTTGAAGATGCTGACAAAGTCCGGCAAATGGCTGAAAACATTGCTACTGATGTTGCTAAAAATAAAGAGCTTATAAGTTCCATTCAACATTCGGACGATCAAAATGCAAGAATTACCAGTGACAAAGTAGTGGGGGAAGAGCTCCTCAAACACATCACTACCAATTTTGACCTTTATAAACTCTATTCCGACAACAAAGAATTCAAAGAGGACTTTACAGCTATGATGTTCGGTGTTGTTAAGGAGTTAATTAATAGAGGGATTAATGCGCAGAAGTAG
- a CDS encoding ATP-binding protein, with translation MSKKQYTHKELMQLAIDVMNKSVNEPREDGKVPPKVGAVLLFPDGRVETAYRGELREGDHAEFTLLERKLANENVADCILYTTLEPCVERNPPKVPCCRRVTNARIKKVFIGIEDKDPKGNGIRHLEKHSVEYKMFDREFQRIIEEENKVFLKQALQRKIEAEQEEDLRTPFELPVANYDSSKFSDEALRKFIKEANLDFKPTDEAFLEYLSDFGAMELDKEKKKYVPTGYGILLFGKNPRAKFKNAVLKAHVSYGSSKIEPKDFDQALVLLPDQIEEWLKKVLPLSKDTSGFKRKDVPDFPIEVLREAIVNALVHRDYEIEGAKCEIKIDEDKIIVTSPGKPLPAISLEELNTFEAPSLSRNHIITYAFSLMDYVEEKGFGMKTFKSLNKEHGLPIPKYTFKEPFLTLTFPRTIEGVKELSIVGEIEELDDQELSLFELFRNKKYYSKSEFVEQTGIASRTAERMLKRWVELNLLRKEGGGKYLKYVINE, from the coding sequence ATGAGTAAGAAGCAATATACACACAAGGAATTGATGCAATTAGCCATTGACGTAATGAATAAAAGCGTTAATGAACCTAGAGAAGATGGTAAAGTACCACCTAAGGTTGGTGCTGTTTTGCTTTTTCCTGATGGTCGTGTTGAAACAGCCTACAGGGGTGAACTTCGTGAAGGTGACCACGCTGAATTTACTTTGTTAGAAAGAAAATTGGCGAATGAAAATGTAGCAGATTGTATTTTATACACCACCCTTGAACCTTGCGTAGAACGCAATCCACCCAAAGTGCCTTGTTGCCGAAGAGTAACAAATGCAAGAATCAAAAAAGTATTTATTGGTATAGAAGACAAAGACCCAAAAGGCAATGGCATCAGACATTTGGAAAAACACAGTGTAGAATACAAAATGTTTGACCGAGAGTTTCAACGAATTATTGAGGAAGAAAACAAGGTATTTTTGAAACAAGCACTACAACGTAAAATAGAAGCTGAGCAGGAAGAGGATTTACGTACCCCATTTGAACTGCCAGTTGCCAACTATGACAGTAGTAAGTTTTCAGATGAAGCTCTTCGAAAGTTCATCAAAGAAGCCAATTTGGATTTCAAGCCTACAGACGAAGCTTTTCTTGAATACTTATCTGATTTTGGAGCAATGGAGTTGGACAAGGAAAAGAAGAAGTATGTCCCTACAGGCTACGGAATACTCCTTTTTGGTAAAAACCCACGTGCTAAATTCAAAAATGCAGTGTTAAAAGCCCACGTGAGCTACGGCAGTAGTAAAATTGAGCCGAAAGATTTTGATCAGGCATTAGTGCTTTTACCCGACCAAATTGAAGAATGGTTGAAAAAAGTATTACCACTTTCAAAAGACACTAGTGGCTTCAAACGAAAAGATGTTCCGGACTTTCCTATTGAAGTTTTACGAGAAGCTATTGTCAACGCATTAGTGCACAGAGATTATGAAATTGAAGGTGCCAAATGCGAAATCAAAATAGATGAAGATAAAATAATAGTAACGAGTCCAGGCAAACCGCTTCCTGCGATTTCACTAGAAGAACTAAACACCTTTGAAGCTCCTTCATTGAGCAGAAATCATATTATAACCTATGCATTTAGCTTGATGGATTATGTGGAGGAGAAAGGATTTGGAATGAAAACGTTTAAGTCTTTGAACAAAGAGCACGGTTTGCCAATTCCAAAATATACGTTCAAAGAACCATTTTTGACCTTGACCTTTCCAAGAACTATTGAAGGCGTGAAAGAATTGTCGATAGTTGGTGAAATAGAAGAGTTAGATGATCAGGAATTAAGTTTATTTGAACTGTTTAGAAACAAAAAGTATTACTCTAAATCGGAGTTTGTTGAACAAACAGGAATTGCGTCACGTACCGCTGAAAGGATGCTGAAACGATGGGTGGAGTTAAATTTACTTAGGAAAGAAGGTGGTGGGAAATATTTAAAATATGTTATTAATGAATAA
- a CDS encoding helix-turn-helix transcriptional regulator gives MSKLDSLIRQAEIIKLARRKAFDWETLENHLARKEEDLDRELIISKRTFNRDLAEINEFFGISIKFDFKSGQYAIDTEGSSEQNIQLLEVFDTLQLFSKRGKVPPYVFMEQKVAKGTEHFSTIIKAIEHSKKIQITYGKYWKWETEERILKPLALKEFKQRWYLLTLDENDQFKVFALDRVHEISLTKERFTVNRQIDFEVYFQDLFGIINTPGNPVEDVVLTFTEFKGRYIKSLPLHASQEILVDEDNILTIRLKVKIEYELIAEILSHGDEVRVDAPEKLKEIVRGKARNIVDGKIG, from the coding sequence ATGAGCAAGTTAGATTCTTTAATTAGACAGGCGGAAATTATCAAATTAGCCAGAAGAAAGGCTTTTGACTGGGAAACTCTTGAAAATCACTTGGCAAGGAAGGAAGAAGACCTTGACAGGGAATTGATCATTTCCAAGCGGACATTCAACCGGGATTTGGCAGAGATCAATGAGTTTTTTGGCATCTCCATCAAATTTGATTTCAAATCCGGCCAATATGCCATCGATACCGAAGGAAGCAGCGAACAAAACATACAGCTTTTAGAAGTTTTTGATACCCTTCAACTCTTTAGTAAAAGAGGAAAAGTACCTCCTTATGTTTTTATGGAGCAGAAAGTAGCCAAAGGCACAGAGCACTTTTCTACCATCATCAAGGCCATAGAACATAGCAAAAAGATTCAGATTACTTATGGTAAATATTGGAAATGGGAAACAGAAGAAAGAATTCTAAAACCACTAGCCCTGAAAGAATTCAAACAGCGTTGGTACTTGCTGACTTTAGACGAAAATGATCAATTCAAAGTCTTTGCGCTAGATCGGGTTCACGAGATAAGCTTAACCAAAGAAAGATTTACAGTCAATCGACAGATTGATTTTGAGGTCTATTTCCAGGATCTGTTTGGCATTATTAATACACCTGGCAACCCTGTTGAAGATGTCGTCCTAACTTTCACAGAATTCAAAGGTCGCTATATTAAATCTCTTCCATTGCATGCAAGTCAGGAGATCTTGGTAGATGAAGACAATATTTTAACCATTCGCCTCAAAGTAAAAATCGAATATGAACTTATTGCTGAAATACTTTCACACGGTGACGAGGTCAGAGTAGATGCTCCAGAGAAATTAAAGGAGATAGTGAGAGGGAAGGCGAGGAATATTGTTGATGGTAAGATTGGGTAA
- a CDS encoding PDDEXK nuclease domain-containing protein, giving the protein MELQHQFEHITQLIVNARSKAFKTVNQELVMLYWSIGQYVSDQVAKKAWGESVVQDLANYIQSREQNIKGFSAQNIWRMKQFYETYKSNEKLATLWRELSWSHHKLIVPCKTEEEREFYLRFAIKEKWSVRELERQINTACFERVMLGNAKLSSLPRELPQDITNTFKDSYVLELLNIPESHQESDLRKGISENITKFLLEFGRDFAFMGEEYPLQVGNQDFAVDLLFYNRSLNCMVAIELKIDRFKPEHLGQLNFYLEALDCDIRKPHENPSIGILLCKGKDDTVVEYAMSRNLSPAMIAEYQTQLPNKALLKARWEEIIDHLSPESDEEL; this is encoded by the coding sequence ATGGAATTACAGCATCAATTTGAACATATAACTCAACTGATTGTAAATGCCCGAAGCAAAGCTTTTAAAACAGTCAATCAAGAATTGGTGATGTTGTATTGGAGCATTGGTCAATATGTGAGCGATCAGGTAGCAAAAAAGGCTTGGGGTGAATCTGTCGTACAAGATTTGGCAAACTATATCCAAAGCCGTGAACAAAACATCAAAGGCTTTTCTGCTCAGAATATCTGGAGGATGAAACAGTTTTATGAAACATATAAAAGCAATGAAAAACTCGCCACATTGTGGCGAGAATTAAGTTGGTCTCACCACAAGCTGATTGTGCCTTGCAAAACTGAAGAGGAACGAGAGTTTTATTTGCGCTTTGCGATAAAAGAAAAATGGAGCGTCAGAGAACTTGAAAGACAAATTAATACTGCTTGTTTTGAAAGAGTGATGTTGGGCAATGCAAAACTCTCGTCACTGCCGAGAGAATTACCCCAAGACATCACCAACACCTTCAAAGACTCTTATGTTTTGGAGTTGCTCAATATCCCAGAAAGCCATCAAGAAAGTGATTTACGGAAAGGGATATCGGAAAATATCACCAAATTCTTATTGGAGTTTGGGCGTGACTTCGCTTTTATGGGTGAGGAATATCCCTTGCAGGTAGGCAATCAAGATTTTGCGGTGGATTTGCTGTTTTACAATAGGAGCTTGAATTGTATGGTGGCAATAGAATTGAAAATAGACCGCTTTAAACCTGAGCATTTGGGGCAACTTAATTTTTATTTGGAAGCCTTAGACTGCGATATTCGCAAACCTCATGAAAACCCCAGTATAGGTATTTTACTTTGCAAAGGCAAAGATGATACGGTTGTAGAATATGCAATGAGCCGCAACCTAAGCCCCGCAATGATAGCTGAGTACCAAACCCAACTACCTAACAAAGCCTTGCTCAAAGCCCGCTGGGAAGAAATTATTGATCATTTAAGCCCTGAGTCAGATGAAGAATTATAA
- a CDS encoding DUF6804 family protein produces the protein MNFINTIKVILSILFLLCLLDMPYGFYQLVRFIGMLGFAILAFNGHEQGKSTEMIVYGGLALLFQPFFKIALGRDIWNIVDVVVAIGLIVSIFLKPKER, from the coding sequence ATGAATTTCATAAATACTATAAAAGTTATACTTTCAATTCTATTCCTTTTATGTCTATTAGATATGCCTTATGGTTTTTATCAACTCGTAAGATTTATTGGAATGTTGGGTTTCGCAATACTTGCATTTAATGGTCATGAACAAGGTAAATCGACTGAAATGATTGTTTATGGTGGACTTGCTTTATTATTTCAGCCATTTTTCAAAATCGCACTTGGCAGAGATATTTGGAATATTGTAGATGTGGTTGTAGCAATTGGGCTGATAGTTTCAATATTTTTAAAGCCAAAGGAACGTTAA
- a CDS encoding restriction endonuclease subunit S, translating into MKNYNSYDTYRYSSIAWIGDIPEHWEVRKLKYIFQIQKRIAGELGLNVLSITQKGIKIKDITSGGGQLAMDYSKYQRIYTGEFGMNHMDLLTGYVDISKYDGVISPDYRVFAQIDNESDKNYMLRLLQMCYKQKIFFAEGQGAAQLGRWRMPSDNFKNFLFPVPPKEEQTAIARFLDYKLAKINRFIQKKKQLLALYAERRKSLTKELVNSQNVKYLRLSSVANLIHRPIERLENELYTPVGLYNRGRGLFHKESILGKELGDSSFFYIKKGDVILSGQFAWEGSVALVDLEDDGCVASHRYPVLNCDLNVIIPEYLFSFFTISEGHLLLDYHSRGAAGRNRPLNPRYLIKEKIPVPDISLQKELIKLIERENELKAIIKKEISLVEEYKTALIAEAVTGKIDVRGYDVPEISEEETYEEIEEEISMAAEDGEEYQTIEE; encoded by the coding sequence ATGAAGAATTATAACTCCTATGATACATATAGATATAGTAGTATTGCATGGATAGGAGATATTCCGGAGCATTGGGAGGTGAGGAAACTGAAGTATATTTTTCAAATCCAAAAAAGAATTGCAGGTGAATTAGGTTTAAATGTTTTGTCAATAACTCAAAAGGGAATAAAAATAAAAGATATCACTTCTGGAGGCGGACAACTTGCAATGGATTATTCCAAGTACCAAAGAATTTACACTGGTGAATTTGGGATGAATCATATGGACTTACTCACTGGGTATGTTGATATTTCCAAATATGACGGTGTAATTAGCCCAGATTATCGTGTTTTTGCTCAAATAGATAACGAGTCTGATAAAAATTACATGCTTAGACTTTTGCAAATGTGCTACAAGCAGAAAATTTTCTTTGCAGAAGGTCAAGGTGCGGCTCAATTAGGTAGATGGAGAATGCCATCAGATAATTTCAAAAACTTTCTTTTTCCTGTTCCCCCCAAAGAAGAACAAACCGCCATAGCCCGCTTTTTAGATTACAAACTGGCAAAAATCAATCGCTTTATCCAAAAGAAGAAGCAACTACTTGCTTTGTATGCTGAAAGAAGAAAGTCATTAACGAAAGAACTGGTAAATTCCCAAAATGTAAAATATCTGAGACTGTCATCGGTTGCAAATCTTATACATAGACCAATTGAGCGACTTGAAAATGAATTATACACACCAGTTGGATTGTATAATAGAGGTCGAGGATTGTTTCATAAGGAATCTATCCTTGGAAAAGAATTAGGAGATTCTAGTTTCTTCTATATAAAGAAAGGTGACGTGATATTAAGTGGTCAGTTCGCTTGGGAAGGTTCGGTTGCGTTAGTTGATTTAGAAGATGATGGATGTGTTGCTTCTCACAGATATCCAGTTTTAAATTGTGATTTAAATGTAATTATCCCAGAATATCTTTTTTCATTTTTTACAATTTCTGAAGGTCATTTATTATTGGATTATCATTCAAGAGGAGCAGCAGGAAGAAATCGTCCACTAAACCCTAGGTATTTAATTAAAGAAAAAATCCCTGTGCCAGACATTTCGCTACAAAAAGAACTAATTAAATTAATTGAAAGAGAAAATGAGTTAAAAGCAATAATCAAAAAAGAAATTTCTCTAGTTGAAGAATACAAAACGGCTTTGATAGCCGAAGCGGTTACGGGTAAAATTGATGTGAGGGGGTATGATGTGCCTGAAATATCGGAAGAGGAAACTTATGAGGAAATAGAAGAAGAAATCAGTATGGCGGCAGAGGATGGAGAAGAATATCAAACGATAGAAGAATGA